One segment of Solanum stenotomum isolate F172 chromosome 1, ASM1918654v1, whole genome shotgun sequence DNA contains the following:
- the LOC125851231 gene encoding pentatricopeptide repeat-containing protein At1g09190 has protein sequence MNRGSREVERRILRLLHGQKTRTQLTQIHAHILRHHLHHSNQLISHFISICGSLNRMLYASLIFQHFQNPNIFLFNSMIKGYSLRGPYQNSVVFFSTMKRRGIWPDEFTFAPLLKACANLEDLEMGQGVHKHVLALGFGRFGSIRIGIVELYSGCGRMIDAKKVFDEMLHRDVIIWNLMVKGYSQSGNVDMGLGLFRQMGERTVVSWNLMISLLAQNGREKEALALFHEMRNGGFEPDEATVVTVLPVCAQLGDLDLGRWIHSYAKSKGLYPNLVSVGNALVDFFGKSGDLETAFIIFNDMPRKNVVSWNAAISNCAFNGKGDLGVQLFDEMLDEGVRPNNSTYVGALACCAHAGLVQRGGDLFDSMIANHGIEPTIEHYGCMVDLLGRGGCLKEAHKLVETMTMKPNAAIWGALVSACGTHGEMELAEYALKELIKLEPWNSSNYVLLSNIYADRGKWEDVEKVRVLMSGNCIKKAPGQSTIV, from the coding sequence atgaACAGAGGGAGCCGAGAGGTTGAGCGGAGGATTCTCCGGCTGCTCCACGGCCAAAAAACTCGAACCCAACTCACTCAAATCCATGCGCACATCCTTCGCCACCACCTTCACCACTCTAACCAGCTCATCTCCCACTTTATTTCCATCTGCGGTTCCCTTAACAGAATGCTTTATGCATCCCTCATATTTCAACACTTCCAGAATCCCAACATCTTTCTCTTCAATTCCATGATCAAAGGTTACTCCTTACGTGGCCCTTATCAAAATTCTGTCGTCTTTTTTTCCACTATGAAACGACGTGGCATTTGGCCTGATGAGTTCACTTTCGCCCCTTTACTCAAGGCTTGTGCTAATCTTGAGGACTTGGAAATGGGACAAGGAGTACATAAGCATGTTCTTGCACTTGGGTTTGGCAGATTTGGGTCGATAAGGATTGGGATTGTTGAGCTGTACTCTGGATGTGGGAGGATGATAGATGCGAAGAaggtgtttgatgaaatgcttCACAGAGATGTGATTATTTGGAATTTGATGGTTAAGGGTTATTCTCAAAGTGGAAATGTGGATATGGGACTTGGGCTGTTTAGGCAAATGGGTGAGAGGACTGTTGTTTCTTGGAATTTGATGATTTCGTTGTTAGCGCAAAATGGGAGGGAGAAGGAGGCTCTGGCACTTTTCCATGAGATGAGGAATGGTGGGTTTGAGCCTGATGAAGCTACTGTTGTTACTGTGTTACCTGTTTGTGCTCAATTAGGAGACCTTGATTTGGGAAGGTGGATTCATTCTTATGCTAAGTCTAAAGGCCTCTATCCCAATCTTGTATCCGTTGGCAATGCATTGGTTGATTTCTTTGGAAAATCTGGTGATTTGGAGACTGCGTTTATTATATTCAATGACATGCCTAGAAAAAATGTAGTTTCTTGGAATGCTGCTATATCAAACTGTGCTTTTAACGGGAAGGGTGACTTGGGAGTACAATTGTTTGATGAGATGTTAGATGAAGGTGTGAGACCTAACAATTCGACTTATGTGGGTGCTTTAGCATGTTGTGCACATGCAGGTTTGGTCCAAAGAGGGGGAGATTTGTTTGATTCTATGATTGCTAATCATGGTATAGAACCAACAATTGAGCATTATGGATGCATGGTTGATCTTCTAGGTCGTGGTGGCTGTCTAAAGGAGGCTCATAAACTAGTGGAAACTATGACAATGAAACCAAATGCTGCTATATGGGGTGCATTGGTTAGTGCTTGTGGCACTCATGGTGAAATGGAGTTGGCTGAATACGCACTTAAGGAACTTATTAAACTTGAACCTTGGAACTCCAGTAACTATGTATTGTTATCCAATATATATGCTGATAGAGGAAAATGGGAAGACGTTGAAAAGGTGAGAGTATTGATGAGCGGAAATTGCATTAAAAAAGCGCCAGGACAGAGCACAATTGTTTGA